A stretch of the Vibrio aphrogenes genome encodes the following:
- the dkgB gene encoding 2,5-didehydrogluconate reductase DkgB, giving the protein MSSHLMPALGAGTFRLKGQDAYQSVEMALKLGYRHIDTAQIYGNEAEVGQAITDSQLDRSELFLTTKIWMDKFAQADFLPSLKESLHKLQTEYVDLLLIHWPLKDESVSMTEYLTELKKAKDLGLARHIGVSNFTTAQMTQAIEILGDGEIFTNQVEIHPYLQNRAVVEFCQQHNILVTAYMPFAYGDVLKDDVICSIAKNHQATPAQVVLAWIIQQGFVTIPSSTKEKNLASNLEYSKVTLSEDDMKQIATLDRNHRLANPDFAPNWD; this is encoded by the coding sequence ATGTCTTCCCATTTAATGCCCGCTCTTGGCGCTGGTACGTTTCGCCTCAAAGGTCAAGATGCTTATCAATCGGTTGAAATGGCTCTAAAACTTGGTTATCGCCATATCGATACCGCGCAAATTTATGGTAACGAAGCCGAAGTGGGTCAAGCTATCACTGATAGCCAGCTTGATCGTTCAGAGCTGTTTTTAACCACAAAGATTTGGATGGATAAATTTGCCCAAGCCGATTTTTTACCAAGTTTAAAAGAGAGTTTACACAAGCTACAAACGGAATATGTGGATCTGCTTTTGATCCACTGGCCATTAAAAGATGAATCCGTTTCTATGACCGAATACCTAACTGAACTGAAAAAAGCAAAAGACCTTGGCTTAGCCCGTCACATTGGAGTGTCTAACTTCACTACTGCGCAAATGACGCAAGCCATTGAGATTTTAGGTGACGGTGAGATTTTCACTAACCAAGTGGAGATTCATCCTTACTTGCAAAATCGAGCCGTAGTTGAGTTTTGTCAGCAACACAACATTTTAGTCACCGCCTACATGCCTTTTGCTTACGGTGATGTGCTAAAAGATGATGTTATTTGTTCCATTGCAAAAAATCATCAAGCAACCCCCGCTCAAGTGGTACTCGCTTGGATTATTCAACAAGGGTTTGTCACCATTCCTTCCAGCACCAAGGAAAAGAACCTGGCTAGTAACTTAGAATATTCAAAAGTGACACTCAGTGAAGATGACATGAAACAGATCGCCACGCTCGATCGTAATCATCGTCTTGCGAATCCAGATTTCGCACCTAACTGGGATTAA